The following DNA comes from Desulfobaculum xiamenense.
AGCCCTGTGGCGCAATGGACGCTCCGAGATGGGAGTGGTGTATCTGCCCGTTCTGGATGAGCTTTTTCACGCCGTGCGGGGCGAGGGCGCGTATCTCAATGGCGAGCCTATCTCCGTGACCGGCGAGTCCGATCCCGAGCGGGCGCTGGTGGGTACGGGGTTCCCGTACACCGTGCGCGAGGATATTCGCCGGGTCGTCGATCCGCTGGAGCGCGTGCTTGCCGCCTGTCAGGGCGTACGACGCATGGGCGCGGCGGCCGTGGACCTCGCCTACACCGCCTGCGGCCGTCTGGACGCCTTTTACGAGATCAATCTCAAGCCGTGGGATACCGCGGCGGGATGGATTCTGGTGGAGGAGGCCGGAGGGCGCGTCACGTCCTATGATGGCGTGACGCCCTACGTCTTCGGTGGGGACATCCTTGCGTCCAACGGCCACGTTCACGAGGCTGTCGCGGCGCTGGTGACCGGGCGAGACGCGTAGCCTTCGCCATGACGGCGCGGTCCGGGCCGTTGGGAACGGACCGCGAGAGCAAGCGTGCCGCGCACCTGCGGCGTTTCGACGTCGTACCTGATTGGCGGGTGAGCGATTCGATGGGGCGGGGCGTTCAGTCCTGTTCGCCGGGGAACAGCAGCCCCAGTTCCCAGAAGTGGACGAGGCCCGGAGTGAGCCTGTCGCGAAAATCGCGGACGAGCAGGGCGAGTTCTTCCCTGTCCACATACATGCCGTCGCTGATCTCATCGGGATTGGTGAGGATGGGACCGGTCACGCGGCCTGCGGAATACAGGGTGACGAAGGCGAACCCCGTTGTGGGGCAGGCCTCCACCTCGTGCAACAGGCGAAGCCCGGCGACGCGTATGCCCAGTTCCTCGCGCAGTTCGCGGATAGCGGCGTCCTCGCGCGATTCGTGGGCCTTGACGTGTCCGGTGGCGGAGAGGTCCCAGCGCCCGGGGAAGAGGCTTTTGCTTCCGGAGCGTTTCTGGAGGTAGAGTCGGCCCTCGTGATCGTAGACGAGTACCAGGACCGCCCTGTGGCGGAGCGTCTGGCGTGCGGCGTCTGTCAGTGGGAGTACGCACAGCGGGTTGTCGCTGTCGTCCACCACTTCCACGGGGTCTGTCATGATTTCGGCGGGTTCCTTGTCCCGTCTTTCGGGAAATGTGCTTTGCTTGAACGGCATGCGCCGTGTATAGCAGGGCGAGGACAAACTTCCAACACTCGTGTGGTGTTTTTTCGTGTCTGACGAAATATGTGAATTCGAACGCTTCGGCATGGACGATATCGACGCGCTGGTCGAGTTGGAGCGCGAGTGCTTCTCGCACCCGTGGGGCGCGGAGCAGTTCCGGCTTGGGCTGGAGAACAAGGTTTTCCACGTGTTCGGCCTGCGTCGGGCTGGCGTCATTGTCGCCTACTGTTCCATGTATATCATCGTTGACGAGGCCGAGGTGCTGAACATCGCGGTGCGTCCGGAGCTTCGCCGGCAGGGCCTCGGCTCGCGCCTGCTGCGGATCGTGTTGCAAATCTGCCGTAAAATGGGCATACATAACGCGCGCTTGGAAGTTCGCGTGTCCAATGTCGCCGCACGCAACCTGTACGCCAATTTCGGCTTCGAGCAGGTGGGCATCCGTACGGGCTACTATCCCGATACTGGCGAGGACGCGCTGCTCATGACACTTGATATGGATAAAATCCCCGAGAGGGGATAGACTTGTTCGTTGGTTTTCGCAGCTATCCGACAATGAATTCAGGCAAGGAGAGATGCCGTGATACGCTTTATCGATCAGATGGATCTCGACGGAAAGCGGCTTTTGATCAGAGTGGACTACAATGTGCCCATCAAGGACGGTGTGATCGGTGACGACAACCGCATCCGGGCCAGCCTGCCCACGCTGGAATATGCGCTGAACAATGGCGCGTCACTTATTCTGTGCTCGCACCTCGGCAAGCCCAAGGGGCAGATCAAGCCCGAGCTGTCGCTTGCGCCGGTGGCCGTGCGCCTTGGCGAGCTGCTTGGCCGTCCGGTGAAGATGGCCCCCGATTGCGTGGGCGACGAGGTTCGCTCCATGGCAAAGGCCCTTGCCCCCGGCGAGGTGCTGATGCTTGAGAATCTGCGCTTCCACGCCGAGGAGCAGAGCGGAGACGAGGCCTTCGGCCGCGAGCTGGCCGCACTGTGCGACGTCTACTGTAACGACGCCTTCGGCACCGCCCACCGCGCCCATGCGTCCATGACCGGCATCCCCGCCTTTGCCCCCGCCCGCTGCGCTGGATTCCTGCTCAAGAAGGAGTGGGAGTTTCTCGGTGAGGCCCTTGCCGCGCCCAAGCGCCCCTACGTCGCCATTTCCGGAGGCTCCAAGGTGTCCTCCAAGCTCGGCATCCTCAACAATCTGCTCGGCAAGGTCGATGCGCTCATCATCGGCGGTGCCATGGCCAACACCTTCCTGCTGGCGCAGGGGCACGGCGTCGGCGCATCCCTCGTGGAGCCCGACCTCGTTGAGGAAGCCCGTACCGTCATGAAGACCGCGAAGGAGCGCGGCGTGGACCTCGTCCTGCCGCTGGACTTTGTCATCGGCGAAGGCCCTGATGCGGCGAAGTCCGCCGGTGTGGTCGATGCCGAGGCAGGAGTGCCCGAAGGCCTCATGGCCCTCGACGTGGGGCCGAAGACCGTGGAGCGCTACCGTCAGGCCCTTTCCGGCGCGAAGACCGTGGTCTGGAACGGCCCTGTGGGTGCCTTCGAGAATCCGGCCTTTGCGGAAGGTTCGCTGGAGCTGGCGAAGATCATCGCCGGTCTGGACGCCCTGACCATCGGCGGCGGTGGCGACACCGGCGCGTGCCTTGCGCTGGCGGGTCTTGCCGACGCTGTGACCTTCATTTCCACCGGTGGCGGTTCCTTCATGGAGTTCATGGAGGGTAAGGAACTGCCCGCATTCAAGGCACTGGAGGAGTAGCGCATGAAGAAGCTGATGGCCGCCAACTGGAAGATGTACAAGACCGCCGAAGAGGCGAGGACGACCGCCGAGGAGTTGGTCCGTCTGGTCGGTGACGTCCCCGCGGACCGCGAGGTGCTCGTCATTCCGCCGTTCACGGCGCTGTCCGCCGTGGCGGGCGCGTTTTCGCATGGCGGGGCATTCTACCTCGGCGCGCAGAACTTCTATCCCGCCGAGGAAGGCGCCTTCACCGGCGAGATTTCTCCGCGCATGCTGAAGGACGCCTGCTGCACCTACGCGCTGGCTGGCCATTCCGAGCGCCGCCACGTGCTGGGCGAGGATGACGCCTTCGTGGGGAGCAAGGTGGAATTCGGCCTCGCGCAGGGGCTGCGCATGATCCTTTGCGTGGGCGAGAAGATCGAGGAGCGCAGGGCCGGTCAGGTGGAGAGCGTTTTGCGCCGTCAGCTCGAAAAGGGACTGGCCGGTGTGGCGCGCGACATTTCGACTGAGGACATTGTCATCGCTTATGAACCGGTTTGGGCCATCGGCACCGGCGAGGTTGCGGGGCCGGAGGAAATCGTGCATGCTCACGCCTTCGTCCGGAAGATTCTTGTCGAAATCTTCGGCGCGAGGGGCAACGAGATTCGCATCCAGTACGGCGGCAGCGTGAAGCCCGCCAACTGTGCGGAAATTCTTGCTCTTGACAATGTG
Coding sequences within:
- the rimI gene encoding ribosomal protein S18-alanine N-acetyltransferase — its product is MSDEICEFERFGMDDIDALVELERECFSHPWGAEQFRLGLENKVFHVFGLRRAGVIVAYCSMYIIVDEAEVLNIAVRPELRRQGLGSRLLRIVLQICRKMGIHNARLEVRVSNVAARNLYANFGFEQVGIRTGYYPDTGEDALLMTLDMDKIPERG
- the tpiA gene encoding triose-phosphate isomerase, translating into MKKLMAANWKMYKTAEEARTTAEELVRLVGDVPADREVLVIPPFTALSAVAGAFSHGGAFYLGAQNFYPAEEGAFTGEISPRMLKDACCTYALAGHSERRHVLGEDDAFVGSKVEFGLAQGLRMILCVGEKIEERRAGQVESVLRRQLEKGLAGVARDISTEDIVIAYEPVWAIGTGEVAGPEEIVHAHAFVRKILVEIFGARGNEIRIQYGGSVKPANCAEILALDNVDGVLVGGASLQADSFSRIVKA
- a CDS encoding NUDIX hydrolase; this translates as MTDPVEVVDDSDNPLCVLPLTDAARQTLRHRAVLVLVYDHEGRLYLQKRSGSKSLFPGRWDLSATGHVKAHESREDAAIRELREELGIRVAGLRLLHEVEACPTTGFAFVTLYSAGRVTGPILTNPDEISDGMYVDREELALLVRDFRDRLTPGLVHFWELGLLFPGEQD
- a CDS encoding phosphoglycerate kinase; its protein translation is MRFIDQMDLDGKRLLIRVDYNVPIKDGVIGDDNRIRASLPTLEYALNNGASLILCSHLGKPKGQIKPELSLAPVAVRLGELLGRPVKMAPDCVGDEVRSMAKALAPGEVLMLENLRFHAEEQSGDEAFGRELAALCDVYCNDAFGTAHRAHASMTGIPAFAPARCAGFLLKKEWEFLGEALAAPKRPYVAISGGSKVSSKLGILNNLLGKVDALIIGGAMANTFLLAQGHGVGASLVEPDLVEEARTVMKTAKERGVDLVLPLDFVIGEGPDAAKSAGVVDAEAGVPEGLMALDVGPKTVERYRQALSGAKTVVWNGPVGAFENPAFAEGSLELAKIIAGLDALTIGGGGDTGACLALAGLADAVTFISTGGGSFMEFMEGKELPAFKALEE
- a CDS encoding inositol monophosphatase family protein; the protein is MSDYVTPILLARTLAAVREAGRIVCDAWNRPRNIEYKGRIDLVTGTDVAVEAALKARLAEILPEAGILAEESARGWDLGELSWVVDPLDGTTNFAHGIPMCAISVALWRNGRSEMGVVYLPVLDELFHAVRGEGAYLNGEPISVTGESDPERALVGTGFPYTVREDIRRVVDPLERVLAACQGVRRMGAAAVDLAYTACGRLDAFYEINLKPWDTAAGWILVEEAGGRVTSYDGVTPYVFGGDILASNGHVHEAVAALVTGRDA